One Phaseolus vulgaris cultivar G19833 chromosome 2, P. vulgaris v2.0, whole genome shotgun sequence DNA window includes the following coding sequences:
- the LOC137812581 gene encoding uncharacterized protein, with protein MAEIQPPEGQINGAGGTLILHSLEPAIGSKRQRRPSVRLGDIGGDQPYDSTRRNTKPWKLAFDGHHHHHHHRSKDKDPGKPSKTRPLTNLSEFNETLEVSNDREAGNVDSVAIGSWKVKESKKRGSVATKRVRSNWVSRIEDGGGDNGGGEGEGEKYNNGDEEGEDDDGYREFEVENSESPLKEQSPIHSMENLGVDGHRRVFKGREREQQHDGVELSAPSDTDVRDWKCGDRNNENGGGRVRGGEDGVRVWLNGLGLGRYAPVFEVHEVDDEILPMLTLEDLKDMGISAVGSRRKMYTAIQKLGKGFS; from the coding sequence ATGGCCGAGATTCAGCCGCCGGAGGGGCAAATAAACGGTGCCGGAGGAACCCTAATTCTTCATTCCTTGGAGCCCGCCATCGGATCCAAACGACAGCGGCGCCCGAGCGTCCGATTGGGCGACATCGGTGGCGACCAGCCCTATGATTCCACGCGCCGCAACACAAAGCCTTGGAAACTCGCCTTCGACGgccatcaccaccaccaccaccaccgcaGCAAAGACAAGGACCCAGGTAAACCCTCCAAGACTCGTCCTTTAACGAACCTGAGCGAGTTTAACGAAACCCTAGAAGTCTCGAACGACCGAGAAGCGGGGAACGTGGACTCTGTTGCAATTGGCAGCTGGAAGGTTAAGGAGTCCAAGAAGAGGGGCTCTGTGGCCACCAAAAGGGTCAGATCGAATTGGGTTTCGCGAATCGAGGACGGTGGTGGGGATAATGGTGGCGGAGAAGGGGAGGGAGAGAAGTATAATAACGGAGACGAAGAAGGCGAGGACGATGATGGGTATCGGGAATTTGAGGTTGAGAATTCGGAGAGCCCTTTGAAGGAGCAAAGCCCTATTCATAGTATGGAGAATCTGGGGGTTGATGGGCATAGGAGGGTTTTTAAGGGTAGGGAAAGGGAACAACAGCATGACGGGGTTGAGCTATCTGCACCGTCTGATACTGATGTTAGGGATTGGAAGTGTGGGGATAGGAATAACGAGAATGGTGGTGGAAGGGTTAGGGGCGGTGAAGATGGGGTTAGGGTTTGGCTTAATGGACTGGGGTTAGGGAGATATGCACCCGTGTTTGAAGTGCATGAGGTGGATGATGAGATTTTGCCCATGTTGACCCTAGAGGATCTGAAAGATATGGGGATTAGTGCTGTTGGGTCCAGGAGAAAAATGTACACGGCCATTCAGAAGCTCGGGAAGGGCTTCTCCTGA